GAAAGTGTTGAACAAAGTGAAGATGAGCCTAGCAATGAGATGCATGACATTTTAAGGGATTTATATCCAGAGTTTTGTGGTCAAGATACAAATGATATGGATACGGATATCTTCGCTTGTGATATTCATAAAGAGGAACCGAATGAGGAAGCGAATAAATTCTATAGGTTACTAAGAGATTTTGAGCAACCATTATACCAAGGTTCTAAGAGCTCAAAGTTATCTTGCTTAGTCAAATTGCTCCATATCAAGAGCCTTGGTCGATGGAGTAATGAGTCATTTACTATGTTGTTGCAATTATTGAAAGATGAATTATTACCTCAAGGATCTAATTTGCCACAATCGTATTATGATGCAAAGAAAGTAATTCAAGATCTTGGTCTCTCATACAAAAAAATTGATGCATGTGTAAATAATTGCATGTTATATTGGAAAGAGGATGAGAGGCTAGATTTTTGTAAGATTTGCGGCTATTCTAGATGGAAGACTGATAAATATAATGGGGAAGACAAGGTTAAAACCAATGGGAAGAGAATACCAAAAAAAATTATGCGTTACTTTCCACTAAAGCCAAGACTTCAAAGATTGTTTATGTCCACAAAGACAGCGTCTTTGATGACATTGCAAAAAGATAAGAGTGTAGATGATGGAGTGATGAGACACCTCTGATTCAATGGCATGGATTTCCTTTGACAAACTACATCCAAATTTTGCCTCGGACTCGCAATGTGAGACTAGGCCTTGCTAGTGATGGATTTCAACCTTTTGCCAATTCAAAATGCCATATAGTGTTTGGCAGTTTTACTCATTCCATACAATTTGCCACCTTGGATGTGCATGAAacaatcaaattttattttatcaatgcTTATTCCAGGTCCTGAGGGTCCCGGAGATGCAATTGATATCTATCTTCAACCCTTAGTAGAAGAACTAAGAGAGTTATGGGAAAGCGGCATTGATACATTTGATGCATATGCACTGTAATTTCAAGTTACATGCGGTTTACTATGGACTATCAATGATTTCCCTGCATATGCGAACTTATCAGGTTGGAGTACTAAGGGAAAGTTGGCTTGTCCTTCTTGTAATAAGGACACCTGTTGGATGAGGTTGGCTAATGGAGGCAAGCAATGTTATATGGGTCATCGACGATATCTTCCTCTTAATCACAAATGGAGAAATGATAACGAATCTTTTGATGGCACAAGGGAGCGAGGTTACCACCCAAGCCACTTTCAGGAGATGATATACTTGATCAAGTGAAAAATCTTGAAGGGGTCATATTAACTAAGGCTCCTC
The Hevea brasiliensis isolate MT/VB/25A 57/8 chromosome 18, ASM3005281v1, whole genome shotgun sequence genome window above contains:
- the LOC131175822 gene encoding uncharacterized protein LOC131175822, which produces MAPSKGWMDLVGDRLNNIYLCGVEEFLDYAFKKTGKHGKIRCPCVKCSNTYSATREVVGTHLKVYGIIRNYTFWYHHGERVGESESNLESVEQSEDEPSNEMHDILRDLYPEFCGQDTNDMDTDIFACDIHKEEPNEEANKFYRLLRDFEQPLYQGSKSSKLSCLVKLLHIKSLGRWSNESFTMLLQLLKDELLPQGSNLPQSYYDAKKVIQDLGLSYKKIDACVNNCMLYWKEDERLDFCKICGYSRWKTDKYNGEDKVKTNGKRIPKKIMRYFPLKPRLQRLFMSTKTASLMTLQKDKSVDDGVMRHL